In Sphingomonas sp. JUb134, the sequence CCCGCGGGATAGAAGATCTCGTAGGCGACGTTCTCGTGGCTGTGCTCGTGGTTGAGCGTCGCGATCATCGCGACATGGTCATAGCTCCAGCGCGCCGTCCGGATCCGCGCCGCCTCGCGCGTCGGGGAATTGCGCCCCTCGGCCGCAATCAGCAGGGGGGCGGTTAGGGTATCGCCCTTGTCGGTCACCACCGTCACCCCGTTGGGGCCGCGATCGACCGACACCGCACGCGTGCGCATCCGGAGGTCCACGCCCGGTGCGGCCTCGGCAGCTTCGAGCAGCGCGCGGCGGATCGCCTTGTTCTCGTACATGACGCCGAGCGGCGGCGCATCGGAATCGGGGACGAAGTCGAGCGCGCCGGGTGCCAGGCCGTCGGTTGCGCGGATCGCCCGGATCGGGCAGCCCTTGCCCTCCAGCTGTTGCGCGATGCCCAGCGCCTCGAACATGCGATGGCTGGCGCTTGCGATCGCCGAGGCGCGGCCGTCGAAGCCGGGCGCCAGGATCACCGCCGGGTCGGCGGGATCGATCACGATCGCGGTGAGGCCATGGGCGGCGAGTGCGACGGCGAGCGTGCTGCCCACCAGTCCGCCGCCGAGGATAAGGACGTCCGCTTGCTGCATGGCCGCCGGTGTAGTGCGGAAACCCGCCCGCGCAAAGGGCCGGGCCGATTGCCGCCGCCTTGACGGCGGAGTCGGCGCGCGCGATGCATCTTGCCGGTTTTTCTAAGATATTCGAGCGGGAAGAAGGTCATGGCCAGCCAGGCGCAACCGATGGTGTGGCGCGACGCGATGCGCGCGGGGGCCGTTCGCAGCGGTGCGATGATCGGCGCAGCG encodes:
- a CDS encoding UbiH/UbiF/VisC/COQ6 family ubiquinone biosynthesis hydroxylase yields the protein MQQADVLILGGGLVGSTLAVALAAHGLTAIVIDPADPAVILAPGFDGRASAIASASHRMFEALGIAQQLEGKGCPIRAIRATDGLAPGALDFVPDSDAPPLGVMYENKAIRRALLEAAEAAPGVDLRMRTRAVSVDRGPNGVTVVTDKGDTLTAPLLIAAEGRNSPTREAARIRTARWSYDHVAMIATLNHEHSHENVAYEIFYPAGPFAILPMNDDANGHRSAIVWTVEAKDAPGLLKLSDRGWLAEASKRMGGFLGHLGPLSPRSSYPLGFHHAATITADRLALVGDAAHGIHPIAGQGLNLGLRDVAALVEVLVEGKRLGMDLGDPHLLKRYGHWRGLDTLAVATATDGLTRLFGIPGKTASAVRRFGLSAVDRIPPLKARFMAEARGETGQLPKLLQGELA